CAGCGAATAAAGTCCCAGGAGGATGAACGCCCCGATGATCATGGCCATCTGCAGAAGGTTTTTTTCCCGCAAAGCATGAATGAGTTCAGGCCGTCCAATGACAGGCGGTCGAAAGAGTCCGTAGCTGGCCGCGCTGCTCGATATCTCGATGGAGATTTTGACTTCGGGCTGCAGCGGCAAGGGAGCCCAGACTTCACCGCCCATGGGAATCGAATGCTCGTGCTGGGCGGCGATGGATCCAAACTGCTGATCAAAGTAAATCACGTCGGTGGCCGGATCGGAAAGGATCACACGCCAGGCTCCGAAGACATCACGGATATTCAAAAACAAAGGATCGCGCAGATCCCGCGGCAGACTCACAGTGGTTTCCAGCCTCGAATAGAGCGCCTGCCCTTTCCGCACCTGCTCCAGGGAACGCCAGAGCGTAAAGGGAACACTGCGCAGGGAACCCGGTGCCGCACAATCGAGAGCGTCTCCAAGGCTCTGACAGAGCCATTCGCCATGCAGCTCGACCAGCTTATCCTCGGAGAAATCCCAGCTGGAAAGATCAGCAGTCCCCTGCTGAACCCTTCTGATGGGCTGGGATAAAGCGTGAGTGGCAAAGGTCAGCAGCATAAGGCTGAGGACCAAAAATTGGCTGTGCATGCGGGGATCCCTCCACGCCTTATGATCGGCAGAAAAGGAGGCATCCTGAAGATTTTCCTAGGGTTTATCTCGACCTGGCTGCATGATTCTACGAGGTTGACGGGCCCAGGATCCCGGCACAGCCTCGTCATCGACCCGCGTGGTCGAAGCACCATCCAACGCAGCAAACCTGCAGATACTATGGTTTTTTAGCTGAATGTTACGCAAAGGCAGGATTGCCAGTCTCCGAGCAAAAAGCATTCAAGTGTTTCCATGGCCTCTCCGATTCAGGAAATCAGGTGCCTTGACTCCAGGGCAGAACGAGGAGGCAACCATGAAAAGTCTTGCGGTTTTCCCATTGGCAGCCCTGCTGCTGACCCACTGCGGAAAAAAAACGGATGACGAATCAAGCCGGTCAGTGAATGATGATATCAAAAGCACAATTCCTGATGTAGGAACGATCATCATTGATCTTCCATCAGCCGTAGCCCCAGGCGGTGGCAACATACAACTCGCGGATGCCTCGGAAAACATCAAAACACTTTTCCTCGTGCCTGTCAGCTTCACCGGGGTAGCCGGCCAGATGACAACACTCACCAAAAGTATTATCGACCACATCTTTGGCAAACCCGTCTGTACGGATTCTGATACCAGCAATGATGAAGCGGATTGCAACGCCTATCGGGGAATTGTTACAGGGCAAGTGTCGGAAACACCGACCGTCTTTGAAGTTCCCAGCAGTGATTCCGATGCACCTTCGCATGTAAAATACTGGGCGAACCCAGCTGGCTCGGATTACGATGTGGGTATTGAACTCTATTGGCCCAATGGAAAAGGCTCATATGTCTCGGCGCTGCAGATGCAGCTCAGCAAAACGGGTGAGAAGCAAGGCAAGGGCGAACTCACATTCTTTCCGAATTATGATGGCGCGGGTTCAGCTCCGGATGTGATTGTCACCAAATTTGAGGCCACCGAAGATAAAAAGACGATGGCGCTGCAGATCTATTTTGAAGCGAGCACGCAACTGGCCTCCTTGGGTTTATCCGTTACGGATAGCAATGGCTTGATTAGCGGTTCGGGGTCTGCGATCCGACCTGCTCAGGCTACGGCGTCAGGGAATTTCGCACCCTTCCAGACCAAAGACGAGTTTGCGTATGTTTTCACCTTGGCCGCGGATGCCGCTCGTAACATTGCTGTGGAAAAAATGGCCGCCGTTCAGGCCGCGCATTACGCGGATGAGGCGAATTTCTTTACGAGCTATGGTGTCGACGGGCTTCTGAAAACGTTTACCCTCGACCTCTTGCGCAAGGACACGAGTAACTTCAACTGTACAACATCCGGCAAGTATATCTCCACAGACCTGCCGGTCAATATCTGTCAGTCGAATACCGCTGTGACGGATGCTGCCGTACTCACTGGGTTGGCTACGTTCTGCAGCAATAATCCGACGAATGACACCATCTGTCCCGTTGCCGGCCAGACCAGCCGCTGGGCCAATCCCATCTACCTCAATGCCGAGGGTTATGTCGGGAATGAGAGTTACCAAAAACCAGGCGACACGGCTTATGGACTTTTGGTGGAAGCTATGAATGCTGTCACGGTTTATACGCCGACGGCCTTGAAGGCTCAGACCATGCCTGAGCTGCCTGCAGCTGTGGAGGCTGTGGAATAAAAGTTTTCTTCGGGTTTATTTCAGCCGAGCTGCATGATTTGACGAAGTTGCCGGGCTGAGGCAGACTCAAGATCCCGGCGCAGCATCTTCATCTGCCAGGTTTGATCGAAGTTCCCTATCTGATCGAAAACCTCAAACACCTCAAGCCACTGGGAATCAAGGCTATCCTGAAGCCGCTGCAGGGGATGGTCCTGAAAGAGCATGCCGCCCGCGGCATCCCGCGTAAAACCCCGCACCGAATAGTCGATCACCGCCGCTGCAGGGCCAAGGCAGTCCAAGATAAAATTCAAAGATCGCAAAGGCGAAATCGTCCCGCAGCTGGTCAAATCCAGATCCACCCTGAGGCAAGGAGCTTCGTCCGCACTTCCAAAATCCGGATAGGTATGCGCGCAGAGGTGACTCTTATTCAGATGCATATGCACAGCCCCAGGCCCTGCATCACTCAGGAGCATCAGGGCCGAGGCGCCCCACGGTTCATAGTCCTGCCGCGAGCTGGCCAGCACCACCGCTTCAATGCGATCGGCGATCTCCTGCAGCATTTTTTCCAGGGACGCCGCCTGATAACGCTGCTGCAGTTCCTGGGAAAAATCGTGAGGCGACGGATGCACAAAATAAAGATTCGTGCGCAGCGACTTGGTGAGGTTATTGAATCCTTCCAAAAGATGCGCAGGACTTTCCGGCAGAAGACGCTTCATGATCCCGACCTCCCGAGTCGCCATAAAAATCCATCCAGCACATAATGAGTCAGCTGCGGCAGAGCCAGAAGCGGCACGATCCAAGGCAGGGACGTCTCCGCCACCGGCTGAAAATGATAGGAAAACCAGGGAAAAATCTGGGGATGATCGCTCCACACCCAGGCATCCCAAAAACCCTCTTCCATATAAGCCAGCACAAAAAGCGTCAGCACGAAAAGAAGCGGCGCCACCCAACGCCAGTCCGTGCGGCTGTCCGGTCGCCAGAATCGGGCACCGTTGAAAATCCAGATTATGGCCATATAAGGCAGGCCGTGGCTGATGATATTGGTGAGTGTAAATGCCAAATCATTGTTCCAGACGACAATACCAAATCCCCAGGCCGCTGCCGTCCCGAGGATGACAAGGTTCTTCGGCAGATTTATCGCGCGCGTTTTCCATTCCTGCGCGATGTAAGCGAGGGCAAGGCCAAGGGCGGCTGCATGCACATAGGGCAAAAGCCAGCTGACATTCCAAACAAAAATATCCCCGGCCATAAACCAACCGAATTCACGCGCGCTTCCCAGGTGCCAGACGATCAAAGGATAGAGGCTGGCGCTATAGATCGCGAGCTTATCGAGGACCGTGCTGCGCTGTCCTCTTTGATAAAAGCGCATGATCCCATAGGGCTGCCGTACAAAATGAAAGACGGCGAGATACGCGAGCGAACGCCAGAAAATATTCGGTCCGAGGCTAAAAAGGAGAACACTCACGATAAAACCAGCCAGAGGCACGATCCAAAGCAGTTTTGGTTTCATGCCGGCGCGATAGACTGTGGAATACACATGAGCCACATCAATGCCGACCACAGTCAGAAGCCAGACGCCCGGATGCAAGGGTTCATCCATCAAAGCAGGGAAAAAAGCCTGCAAAAAAGCGACCAGGAGCACCGCGAAAAAAGGCGGGGCCAGGATCCAAAGCAGATCGAAGCGTGCGGAATGCATCCAGGGTTGGGCTCGCATCAGCTTTGTCCCTGCCTCTGTTTCAAAACATGAAGAGCCGCGCTCCGCCCGCGGGCAAAAGCCTCTTCAAATATGGAAATGCCGCTCATATCACTATGCGCGAAAACAAGGTCAGGCCAAGGATTCGCCTGCATGCGCGCCCGATCCTGTCCCCAGATATAACCCGGTCGCGGTTGAATCATCGCGTGACCCCAAACCCAAAAATCCATGGCCTTCACACTCGGACCGATGCCGGGATGCATATGTTCCAGATCAGCCAGCACCAGCCGTTCCCAATCCTGGACCTGCCGCAGGCCCGCGATCATCCGCGCCACGGCGGGTTTTTGCGTGGCCAGGGGCCAGTAGGAACTCAAGACACTGGCTCCTTCATAGCGCCGAAGATTCTGATGCGTGGCCACGACATAACCCAAAGACGCCGAACCATAGGGCACGTTATCCCAGGCCAAAGCCGCTCCAGCTGATTCCGGCAGACGATCGACGGTGCAGTTCGCGACCATCCACGGCGCATAGCTCAGCGTTCCGTCAGGGGCCGCATGCTCCGGCAAAAGTCTTTGCGCGACAAAGCGCGGCAGGGCCACGATCAAAGCCTCGGCCTGCCAGCGCAGGGCACGTCCCTTCCGGGTCTGCCATCCATCCACCGCATATCCCGAGGCGTTTTTCTCGATACGAAAAATCAGTGTATCACCGATCCAGCGATCCTGCGATCGTCTCATGAGCTGCCGAATGAGCCAGGCGTTGCCCTCGGGCCAGGTCAGGATCGTGGCCCCTTCCCCGCGCTCCGCGTCACGCGCTGCAAAATAATGCAGGCCGGCCCAGGCGGAAACCTCCTGCCATCCCGTTCCATAATCATCGCGGCAGCAGTAATCCAGGTACCAGCCGAGGTAAGGGGAATGCCAGCCCTGTCCCCGCACGAAATCAGCAAAGTTCATCTGATCGAGTCGCAAGTATTCCGCATCACGCGAGGATTGATCCAAGGGAATGGCAAACAGCCGTCGTCCATCCCGACCTTTTTTATGCCGCAGCGTGCCGACGAAGTGAAAGAAGGCGCGCAGATCATCAGTATCTCCGGGCCCGAGAGCCTTCCAGGCAATCAAGCCCTCAAACCAGCGGCCTTCATAAAAAACGCGATCCTCGGGATCATGACATAAAAATTCGTCACGAAATAAAGGCTCACCGCGCGGCGACCAGCCCTTCAGAGCGCCGGCATCCTCCAAAAATTCGAGCAGATCCTTTTCCTCGGCATTTGGCAAAGGCAGATAATGCGCGCCCAATGGAAAAGCCGAGACCGCATTCCGTCCGCTCCGGGCATTGCCGCCGACCTCGTTGCCCATATCCAGCAGCCGATAGTCACGAAAACCCTGTTTTTCAAGGGTATAAGCCGCTGTGCAGCCCGCGACCCCGCCGCCCAGGATCAGGACCTTGAGCCTCTCGACGGCCTCGGGCGCGGGAAAATCCTGCGTCCTTAAACGATGTGCGCTCTGACTGTCATCACCGGAAAGCCTCAGCCCGCGACCCTTTTCATCACAGCCGAGCATCCAGGGAAGGGCCATGCCGCCCAGAAGAAGCTCCCGCCTGTTAATGGACATAACGCGCCCATTCCTCTTCAAAGGTTCGCACCAGAACCTGATTATCCAGGCGATTGATGGCTGAAGCCGTGGCCTGCATATCCGGGGGGAAATGAAACAGGGCCGGCAGAAGATCAGGGCTTAAAAATTTCAAACCGCGCGGCACATCCTTCGGGACCTTATAAGCCTGGCGTCCGGCCAGAACAAAACCCCATTCCCCAAACGAAGGCACATAAACATGATAGGGCGCCGTTTGAAAACCCACAGCATTCAGCGTATTGACGATGGTCCAGAAGGATTGCTTCGCATAGTAAGGCGAAGTCGATTGCACCACCATCTGCCCTTCCGGTTTCAGGGCCTGCTTCACCAGCTCATAAAAACGCGTGCTATAAAGTTTTCCTATGGTAAAACTGCTGGGATCGGGAAAGTCGATGATGATGAAGTCAAAGGACTGAGGCGCGGAGCGCAGCCATTGAAAGGCATCCTCATGCACGAGCGTCAGCTTAGGCGAGCGAAGTGAATCCTGATTCAGATCCCGAAGGATCGGATGCCGCGTGGCCAGGTCCGTCACCGCACGATCCAGATCAACCAGCACCACGTCTTTCACAGTTTCATAACGCAGCACTTCACGCAGCGCGAGACCATCCCCACCGCCGAGGATCAAAACCCTTTCGGCCTGGGGCAGACTCGCCAGCCCTGGATGGACCAAAGCCTCATGATAACGATATTCATCGGCCGAAGAGAACTGAAGATTCCCATTCAAAAAAAGCCGCGTATCCTGCTGATTCCGCGTCAGCACAAGGCGCTGATAGGGTGAACTCACCGCGGCAATCACCGGATCGGGAAAACTCTGCGATTCCGACCAGTTCGTCAGACGTTCCCCCAGCGCAAGGCCAGCGCCGCAGACCGCCAGGACTAAAAGCACCAGTATCCTCTGCGTATTCCGCCAGGCCTGGCCCTTTCCCAGAATTTCAAGAGCCGCCCAGGCCACCAGCACATTGCAAAGGCCAAAGAAAAACCCTGAGCGCACAAGGCCGAGTCGGGGGACAAGGATCAGGGGAAAGAGCAGCGAAGCGAGCAGGGCCCCCAGGTAATCAAAGGTGAAGACCTTGGCCACGAGGTCCTGGAACGCGTACTCATCCTTCAAAATCCGCATCAAAACAGGGATTTCAACACCAACCAGGATGCCGGTCACACTCACGAGGCTATAAAGAAGAATCCGAAAACTCGCGACCTGATCGAAGAGGCAGAACAGCACTGCGGCCGAGCTGCCCCCGACCAGAGCCAGCAAAAGTTCCACATGAATGAAAAAACGTAAGAGATCCCGCTTCACATAGCGGGAGAGCCAGGACCCCACACCCATCGAGGAGAGGTAGACACCGATCACCGTCGAAAACTGAGTGACCGAATCCCCTAAAAGATAGGACGCGAGCGTACCCGCGATCAGTTCATACACAAGTCCCGCGGTGGCGATGACAAAGACCGAAATCAAAAGAAGCAGGGCCACAGGCTCGTCCTATCCGCGAATGGCCGAAGCGATGATGATCGCGACGGCCAGTATGGTTGCCGAAGCCGTCAGGGCCAGCGGCAGGTTTTTTTCCTCGACGATTTCCTTCCACATGTGTCCGGGCGTCAGG
The Oligoflexus sp. genome window above contains:
- a CDS encoding S-adenosylmethionine decarboxylase, coding for MKRLLPESPAHLLEGFNNLTKSLRTNLYFVHPSPHDFSQELQQRYQAASLEKMLQEIADRIEAVVLASSRQDYEPWGASALMLLSDAGPGAVHMHLNKSHLCAHTYPDFGSADEAPCLRVDLDLTSCGTISPLRSLNFILDCLGPAAAVIDYSVRGFTRDAAGGMLFQDHPLQRLQDSLDSQWLEVFEVFDQIGNFDQTWQMKMLRRDLESASARQLRQIMQLG
- a CDS encoding NAD(P)-binding protein; this encodes MSINRRELLLGGMALPWMLGCDEKGRGLRLSGDDSQSAHRLRTQDFPAPEAVERLKVLILGGGVAGCTAAYTLEKQGFRDYRLLDMGNEVGGNARSGRNAVSAFPLGAHYLPLPNAEEKDLLEFLEDAGALKGWSPRGEPLFRDEFLCHDPEDRVFYEGRWFEGLIAWKALGPGDTDDLRAFFHFVGTLRHKKGRDGRRLFAIPLDQSSRDAEYLRLDQMNFADFVRGQGWHSPYLGWYLDYCCRDDYGTGWQEVSAWAGLHYFAARDAERGEGATILTWPEGNAWLIRQLMRRSQDRWIGDTLIFRIEKNASGYAVDGWQTRKGRALRWQAEALIVALPRFVAQRLLPEHAAPDGTLSYAPWMVANCTVDRLPESAGAALAWDNVPYGSASLGYVVATHQNLRRYEGASVLSSYWPLATQKPAVARMIAGLRQVQDWERLVLADLEHMHPGIGPSVKAMDFWVWGHAMIQPRPGYIWGQDRARMQANPWPDLVFAHSDMSGISIFEEAFARGRSAALHVLKQRQGQS
- a CDS encoding polyamine aminopropyltransferase, giving the protein MALLLLISVFVIATAGLVYELIAGTLASYLLGDSVTQFSTVIGVYLSSMGVGSWLSRYVKRDLLRFFIHVELLLALVGGSSAAVLFCLFDQVASFRILLYSLVSVTGILVGVEIPVLMRILKDEYAFQDLVAKVFTFDYLGALLASLLFPLILVPRLGLVRSGFFFGLCNVLVAWAALEILGKGQAWRNTQRILVLLVLAVCGAGLALGERLTNWSESQSFPDPVIAAVSSPYQRLVLTRNQQDTRLFLNGNLQFSSADEYRYHEALVHPGLASLPQAERVLILGGGDGLALREVLRYETVKDVVLVDLDRAVTDLATRHPILRDLNQDSLRSPKLTLVHEDAFQWLRSAPQSFDFIIIDFPDPSSFTIGKLYSTRFYELVKQALKPEGQMVVQSTSPYYAKQSFWTIVNTLNAVGFQTAPYHVYVPSFGEWGFVLAGRQAYKVPKDVPRGLKFLSPDLLPALFHFPPDMQATASAINRLDNQVLVRTFEEEWARYVH
- a CDS encoding DUF350 domain-containing protein, producing MESLSRYIMSALVFSGLGIVILIVAMVIFDRLTPGHMWKEIVEEKNLPLALTASATILAVAIIIASAIRG